The following coding sequences are from one Enterococcus sp. 4G2_DIV0659 window:
- the lepB gene encoding signal peptidase I — protein sequence MKKVPPKKKRTYEQDKKRKNKPKRLTRKKVKNVKIAKNEKKRINKSTKQKEKSVKDSKRVKQKKHSKKKRKTSFLKQVMIELLVTFGIAVVLLTLVSHFTIALPSIEGYSMTPTIDNGERVLVNKLGKIKRFSLVYFRIPGKKELAVRRVIGLPKEEVKYKNDQLLVNSEEIPERFLTEQKNDAKQQSFLFTTDFSVAQKTNQQTIPSDGYLVLGDNRLYATDSRQFGLINRKDIVGVVEARIFPLTRF from the coding sequence ATGAAAAAAGTGCCTCCCAAAAAAAAACGGACTTATGAACAAGACAAAAAAAGAAAAAATAAGCCAAAAAGACTGACTAGAAAGAAAGTCAAGAATGTAAAAATAGCGAAGAACGAAAAAAAACGAATAAATAAGTCTACTAAGCAAAAGGAAAAATCTGTCAAAGATAGCAAAAGAGTAAAGCAAAAGAAGCACTCAAAGAAAAAAAGAAAGACTTCATTTCTTAAGCAAGTGATGATCGAGTTACTTGTTACATTTGGAATTGCAGTGGTCTTACTAACCCTAGTTAGTCATTTTACGATAGCTTTACCTTCAATTGAAGGATATTCTATGACGCCCACAATAGACAATGGGGAGCGTGTTTTAGTTAATAAATTGGGAAAAATAAAAAGATTTAGCTTAGTTTATTTCCGTATTCCAGGGAAGAAAGAACTGGCTGTTCGACGAGTAATCGGTTTACCTAAAGAAGAAGTGAAATATAAAAATGATCAACTGTTAGTTAATTCTGAAGAAATACCAGAGCGCTTTTTGACTGAACAAAAAAACGATGCCAAACAACAGTCATTTCTTTTTACAACGGATTTTTCTGTTGCACAAAAGACAAATCAACAGACGATTCCTAGTGATGGTTATTTAGTGTTGGGAGACAATCGTTTATATGCAACAGATAGTCGTCAGTTTGGCTTGATTAATAGAAAAGACATTGTTGGAGTGGTGGAAGCTAGAATCTTTCCGCTAACTCGTTTCTAA